The genome window AATCGTACAAGCCATGCATTCGATCTTTATCATCGGCGCCACCTTCAAGGCTAAGGCTTCTCCATTCATCCTTATTTTATTATTAACAATAATATAGGACCTTTAAGATTTTGAAGCCCAAAGCGGCATAAAAGATTTTCATACTAGCAGTACCAATCCTCATAATTTGCAGATAAAAGAACGTGATTCATGATTAGTAATTGAATGTACAAGGCTATACTATTCTTATTACTTAAAGCTATTGACACATTCAAAAGCATTCTTAATTCTCAGAACATACAACGAGAATGAGAGAAAAAGGATTTTTCCCCCTTCCTTTTAGGATAGTCCAGGATAAAGAATGAATATTCCAttatttttgtaatgacccgaccggtcgttttgagcatttacacttcgctcggttgtttgagggcatgagtagctccgtatgatgtattatgacttatatgaatcgtcggttttggtttccAGGTTATTCGTAATTCATTtaaaagaatgattctcagctagaagctttaaatttaaaagagtttaccaagtttgatttttttgtaaatttgaatccggaatggagttttatggttttgttagctccgttgggttattttggacttaggagcgcgtccggattgtgatttggaggtccgtagtggaatttggccaGAAATGGcggaagttaaatttttggaaagtttgaccgggagtgaaatttttgatatcggattgtgattccgggaattggaatagttttgttatgttatttgggacttgtgcgcaaaatttgaggtcaatcggacgtgatttgataggtttcggcatcggttgtggaagtttgaagttttaaagtttatagattttgatttgaggtgtgattcatcgttttgatgttgttatgtgtgatttgaggcctcaagtaggtccgtattatgttatgaaacttgttggtatgtttggacggggtcccgaggggctcgggtgtgtttcgtattgatttcggatcattttcttCATTGTTGCTATTGCTGGCTCTGGTGTGattgcacctgcggctggtttgcgcaggtgcgatggtcgcagaagcggcgaAGGAGTCGCAGGAGCGGAAATATTACTGGGAGCAGggttccacagaagcggagattgctttgcatttgcgaaggcacATATGCGGTGAGTTGAGCGCAAAAGCGGTTGTCAGCGCAGAAGCGATATTTGAGCGCGCACCTGCAAGTGCACAAATGCGGGtatttaccgcaggtgcgaaggcaggccTCCAGTGCTTCTCCGAAGAAGCGTGAtttttggtcgcaaaagcgacgccgcatAAGCGGCTAATGTGTCGCAGGTGCAAAAGTGCTAGGCAGAATGATAACTACAGGGTTcgtgattttggcttcattttaacatttccaagctcgAATGGAGGCAATATTTCAAGAAAATGTCACCATatgaggtaagtgttctctactcgattttggttatatttcatgaatctaccttcgttttggtaattggattgtgaatttaaagaggaaatttgggggttttggcctaaagtttcataatatgaacttttgagttttgaatatcgaattggagtcggatttgagtgaaaatagtatggttggactcgtaattgaatgggttgttggattttgtaaattttgtcgggtttcaaggtacgggcccgggttgggcatttggccgattttgggcttttgattcaaaatttgatctttttcgatcgggattggttcctttagcattatttgatgtatttgaattgtttttggctagttttgagccgtttggaggtcaCTACGCGCGTGATGGAATCTTTGGAGcaccgcttggcttgctcggcattggtatttgcttgttcgaggtaagtaactcttctaatcttagagctgaaggtatgaaccctaaatatacgtattatgtgaattgtttggaggtgacgcacatgctaggtgacgggcgtgtgggcgtgcaccgtaaaaattatgacataattattccgtaaaattttgtagtcaaataatcttggcattattTATGCaggtttatgtgttaaagaaattgagttgagaatcatattagaaatcatgttgaggctatgtgccagtattattgggacccacagaggtcatattgctctgaagtatttattttaaattaaaaatttatactcagtcatattcatttcattgcatattatatctcagtctctgttgttatttattgatacatcatatcatcattttcgggctatttttatgacattgtgagcccataagagagagaccggagagattgatgactgggggaggccgagagcctgactATAGGggatattattatgtggatcggggctgcccgcctgtagcaggccatatatatatatatatatatatatatatatatatatatatatatatatatatatatattatgtggattggggctgcccgcctgcagcatgccttataggctttatatagcgcttgggctgaaggaacccttccggagtttgcacacaccgccagtgagcgcggttgatattattgagggatggatcttccctggacatggatcttgtccgaagtattatatacctggagatggatcttctccactggctggattggccctactcggtactgagtgactgatgatcagttgatatgtatattttgggatggatcttttctgggccggattggccatatacaacaccgagtgattgggcatgatgagtggaatgtgtgagaaagggagattgagtactctgagagtgtgagtacatgagttcatctctgagatatattgcattgacatgcacacatgacatacaggcatatagatgtatttttctcatgctgtacggtatcacatcattcatgatttctcacacatgttgacagatgggcataatgatgtatttgttttacactagttatctggaaagaaaatgaaacatcttatttattattgaaaggattttgggaaaattatggttttcaaacttattcatattttggtAACTccagtaaacgatttgggttttcattgatgtacttgaaaggcataaTTATTTTCAGAGatcatgtttttgttgagcatttgattattgagttacttctggtattacttgttttatgttgttatgaactattgttggttattgaagttgggacccaaccttggtacaagctcgtcactactttcaacctaaggttaggtttattacttattgagtacatggggtggtgacaggtggtatcagacctctaggttcataggttctacaagtcatgagcaaatgtctagtagagtcttgcggatcggtatgatgacgtccatacttatcttcgagaggctacaggctAAGTTACTCGGACTCGGGTGCAGGTGTCCGACATGGGTGTGGATCCAAAGGACGGATCCTTCATGGTCTAAATTTTAGGATTCGAGGATACGGATCTAGGTACGGGTACGGGTGCGGAGATTCggcaaaaataaattaaaaatctagAAATATAGTTATAGAGATATGCATAATTATGAGAGATTATATGGAAAACTTACGTGTAACTTGTGCCTTGTAGAGTGTAGTAACTGAGTCATTTAGTTTTCAAGTTGTAGGCAGGCACGTAGACACTCTCCAAAATGgcatgattcattaattttccTACAACTCGCACAACAAAGTATTAAAATAAGTTATTATAAACTTGTTGAAAtataacaaataaaagttataaagagATTTAGAGATACAAAATAAATGAAACATACCTTTGGAAGTTAGAACTTAGAACTAAATAGACTAACATATATTCAAGAGTCACTAGTCAAAAGTTTTAAATAATTAGCTATTCAAATTAAGTTACTCAAATAACTACCAAAAAGTCTTACAGAAATTGTAAGTTCACAAGTTCATAGACAAAAAATAAGTACATAGCATACATATTTAAACTACTAGACTTATCACTTGAAACATTGTGCATGAGTACATTCTATTCAAAGGTCATCTTCCTCAATCTCTTCAATGTCAACTTCTTGCAAATCTTGAACTTCCTCTTCAAAGAAGACTCCTTCTAGTTGAGGTTCGTCTATTGACAATTCAACTAGATCATTGATACTTTTATCAATATTAAAATAATCCCCACctaaaacaacaccaattgtttTTTAGAAGATTGTGAAAGGAACTTATCATGCTAAAGAAATTactcaagaaatatcaaatcatggATATGTATATATACGGATATACCTAAATCCCAATATTTGCTTGGACCACTTGTATACTTTTCCTTTCTTCGAGAGAGCAAGCGAAGATTATAATGGATAAAAACTAAATCTTCGGCTCTAGAAGTAGCTAGCTTGTTTCTCTTGATGCTATGAATCAATGAAAAAGTACTCCAATTTCTCTCGCAACAAGATGAAGAAGCTGGTTGGGAAAGCAATTTGTAAGCCAGACTTTGTAAAAGTGGAGCATTTATACCATGGTTAGCCCACCAAGATAAAGGTTCCTCATACCCCATAGCATCAATCACATGAGGCTCACCAAAGTAACCATTCCCACAACAAAATGCCCCATACTCCAAAGAAGCTTTCTTTAAATCATTTGGATCCTTGAAATATCTTTGAAAGCATTTGAGCCTATTTTGTGAAATCTTTATATCTTCATTAGGAGCAAGTCTTCTTAACCCGTTGCTTTCACCTTTAAGCCACGACTCATGATAATATTTCGGAACCAATGAATGTGCCATGCAATGCAATGGAGTATTACTCTTATTCCACCTTGCCACAAGAATTCCTTGAATTGTAGCAAAAAAATTCGGTTGGCCGGTAATAAGATCTTTCCCCTCATGCTCAAATACAATCACCTTCACCTTTTCAATCATTGTATCCCACATGTCATAAATAAGGTGCAATTTTGGACAATCAAGGTCGGCACTTCTAAGCATGGATACAATTGGCTCCGTACACCTCAACAAGTATTCAATAGTATCCCACCATTCATCATCCATTACAAGAGATTTTATTTCGCGCGCTTTAGCTTCAATTACTTTATATCCTTTATAATTCGTCCATTCGTCATCCATCACCATTTTTTCCAATGACGATTTAACTCTATGAATAC of Nicotiana tomentosiformis chromosome 7, ASM39032v3, whole genome shotgun sequence contains these proteins:
- the LOC138895441 gene encoding uncharacterized protein; translated protein: MASSTAVKQKGKGISRPTKSVDTWKRKGLSICSDGWSDVKRRPLINIMGASSGGPIFLKSINLSGIIKDGEYIAKLFIKAIEDVDAKKVVQVITDNAEKSTHFKNCEWILKLIGQVSSLKNFAVNHDMALAIFQKYSELSLLKVAETRFASHIIMTSRIHRVKSSLEKMVMDDEWTNYKGYKVIEAKAREIKSLVMDDEWWDTIEYLLRCTEPIVSMLRSADLDCPKLHLIYDMWDTMIEKVKVIVFEHEGKDLITGQPNFFATIQGILVARWNKSNTPLHCMAHSLVPKYYHESWLKGESNGLRRLAPNEDIKISQNRLKCFQRYFKDPNDLKKASLEYGAFCCGNGYFGEPHVIDAMGYEEPLSWWANHGINAPLLQSLAYKLLSQPASSSCCERNWSTFSLIHSIKRNKLATSRAEDLVFIHYNLRLLSRRKEKYTSGPSKYWDLGGDYFNIDKSINDLVELSIDEPQLEGVFFEEEVQDLQEVDIEEIEEDDL